A DNA window from Setaria viridis chromosome 2, Setaria_viridis_v4.0, whole genome shotgun sequence contains the following coding sequences:
- the LOC117843032 gene encoding uncharacterized protein: MAPLPPTPTELIDDVTAEILLRLPPDEPEHLFRAALVCKPWLRVLCDPAFRRRYRVFHGAPPLLGLLHRLQVLQGPPPVRFASTTSMPDFPHPGSDGGHTLPLDCRHGRVLVQMWGEGEESLVYLVWDPVTGDRHLAPKQDIDWLIHTAAVFCTAVGCDHLDCHGGPFRVLFMATDDHDLLVKVSLYSSETGVWSAPASLGDSCECYVQHMEDAIQEDHYHLPYVQPRRAAVIGDEIYFTLRRGHAIIKYDGCNNCLSMINPPPHDAYGIALMVMDDSSLGFVCIEGSSLYLWSRKVSSEGAAEWVQCRFIELKTIIPVVDPGEVPFVVGAAEGVGAIFISTDAGLFTIEIKSGRVRKVDEPGDYFSVLPYMSFYTPGIVLALACLLSCIFFTASVCFLN; the protein is encoded by the coding sequence atggcgccgctgccgccgacgccgacggagCTGATCGACGACGTCACCGCcgagatcctcctccgcctcccgccggacGAGCCCGAGCACCTCTTCCGAGCGGCCCTCGTCTGCAAGCCGTGGCTCCGCGTCCTCTGCGACCCCGCCTTCCGCCGCCGGTACCGCGTCTTCCACggagcccctcccctcctcggcctcctccacaGGCTCCAGGTCCTGCAAGGTCCCCCACCCGTCCGCTTCGCCTCCACCACATCGATGCCCGACTTCCCCCACCCGGGCTCGGACGGCGGCCACACGCTCCCCCTCGactgccgccacggccgcgtcctcGTCCAGATGTGgggggaaggggaagagagTCTGGTTTACCTCGTCTGGGACCCCGTCACGGGCGACCGGCACTTGGCGCCTAAACAGGACATCGATTGGctcatccacaccgccgccgtgTTCTGCACCGCCGTCGGCTGCGATCATCTCGACTGCCACGGCGGCCCCTTCCGCGTGCTCTTTATGGCCACCGACGACCATGACCTACTGGTTAAGGTGAGCTTGTACTCCTCGGAAACGGGTGTGTGGAGCGCGCCAGCATCTCTTGGCGATAGTTGTGAATGCTATGTGCAGCATATGGAAGATGCCATTCAAGAAGACCACTACCACTTACCTTATGTCCAGCCTAGGCGAGCTGCCGTTATCGGAGATGAAATCTACTTCACGCTTCGGCGGGGTCATGCAATCATCAAGTACGACGGGTGCAACAACTGCTTATCCATGATTAACCCACCACCGCACGATGCATACGGAATCGCCCTCATGGTGATGGATGACAGTTCATTGGGGTTTGTCTGCATTGAGGGTTCCAGCCTTTATTTGTGGTCGAGGAAGGTCAGTTCAGAAGGAGCTGCAGAATGGGTGCAATGCAGGTTCATCGAGCTGAAGACAATTATACCCGTTGTTGATCCTGGTGAGGTACCATTTGTGGTTGGTGCTGCAGAGGGTGTGGGTGCCATCTTCATAAGCACAGATGCTGGCTTATTCACCATAGAGATCAAGTCAGGGCGGGTGAGAAAGGTTGACGAACCTGGAGACTACTTTAGTGTCCTACCCTACATGAGCTTCTACACTCCAGGTATTGTGCTGGCCCTTGCTTGTCTATTGTCCTGCATTTTCTTTACAGCTTCTGTATGTTTTCTTAATTAG
- the LOC117843028 gene encoding F-box protein At5g03970, producing MDELVGEILLRLPPDEPEHLFRAALVCKPWLRVLCDPAFRSSYRAFHRAPPLLGLLHRLMVVQGDPAPSPTTAAPLSPYPHCLRPLDCRHGRVLLHAGDGGWQTWHLVVWDPVTGEQQRLPQPGIPWLIYTAAVICAADGCDHLDCHGGPFRVVFVATHDYKNAVMASVYSSETGVWSTLVTLDDGCEVYAQHMRDALADIPYIYTPYVQPRRCTLIGDEVYFTIRRGNAIIKYNWASNCLSMINPPSHNVYRIALMVMEGSTLGFACIESSNLHLWSRKVNSEGAAEWVQLKAIKLETVIPIANSDDDPFVAGFAEGVDVIFICSDVGLFTMDLKSGQVKKVAEHGVYFSVLPYMSFYTPGMVLALPCPISWF from the exons ATGGACGAGCTCGTCGGAgagatcctcctccgcctcccgccggacGAGCCCGAGCACCTCTTCCGCGCGGCCCTCGTCTGCAAGCCCTGGCTCCGCGTCCTCTGCGACCCCGCCTTCCGCAGCAGCTACCGCGCCTTCCACCGGGCGCCGCCCCTGCTCGGCCTCCTCCACAGGCTCATGGTCGTGCAGGGAGACCccg ccccctcccccaccacgGCGGCGCCCCTCTCCCCCTACCCCCACTGCCTCCGCCCCCTCGACTGTcgccacggccgcgtcctcctccacgCGGGGGACGGGGGTTGGCAAACTTGGCATCTCGTCGTCTGGGACCCCGTCACGGGCGAACAGCAGCGCCTGCCGCAGCCGGGCATACCGTGGCTGATCTACACCGCCGCGGTGATCTGCGCCGCCGATGGCTGCGACCACCTCGACTGCCACGGCGGCCCCTTCCGCGTCGTCTTCGTGGCCACCCACGACTACAAGAATGCGGTGATGGCCAGCGTGTACTCGTCGGAGACGGGTGTGTGGAGCACGCTAGTAACACTTGACGATGGTTGTGAAGTCTATGCCCAGCATATGCGAGATGCACTTGCAGATATACCCTACATATACACACCTTATGTCCAGCCTAGGCGATGCACCCTTATTGGAGATGAAGTCTACTTCACAATTCGGAGGGGTAACGCAATCATCAAGTACAACTGGGCCAGCAATTGCTTATCCATGATTAACCCACCCTCGCACAATGTGTACCGCATTGCCCTCATGGTGATGGAGGGCAGTACTCTGGGGTTTGCCTGCATTGAGAGTTCCAACCTTCATCTGTGGTCAAGGAAGGTGAATTCAGAAGGAGCTGCAGAATGGGTACAGCTGAAGGCCATCAAGCTGGAGACAGTCATACCCATTGCCAATTCCGATGACGACCCATTCGTCGCAGGTTTTGCAGAGGGTGTGGATGTCATCTTCATATGCTCAGATGTTGGCCTGTTCACTATGGACCTCAAGTCAGGGCAGGTCAAGAAGGTTGCCGAGCATGGAGTCTACTTTAGCGTCCTACCGTACATGAGCTTCTACACTCCAGGTATGGTACTAGCCCTTCCCTGTCCCATTAGTTGGTTCTGA